The stretch of DNA TTGGTCTGCGGTGGGTGGGGGAGGAGTTCCTGCGGGCCGGCCGTGCAGATGCTGTACGTCGGGTTCTCGGCCGGGTGGCAGGATTGAGGGGTGACGAAGCTGAGCATCGGGTACGCCGCGATGCTCGAGCGGTTCGCGCCGCGGGAGGCGGTCGAGCTCGCCGAGCATGCCGAGCGGTCGGGCTTCGTCGGCGCGATGGCCTCCGATCACTTCCAGCCCTGGACCCCCACCCAAGGGCAGAGCTCGTTCGTCTGGAACGTGCTCACCGCGATCGCCGAGCGCACCACCGGCGACGTCGGCACCGGTGCGACCGCGCCCACGTTCCGCATGCACCCGGCGGTGGTCGCGCAGGCGTCCGCCACGCTCGCCGCCATGTACCCGGGGCGCCACTGGCTGGGGCTCGCCGCCGGGGATGCGCTCAACGAGCACGTCGTCGGCCAGTACTGGCCCGAAGCGCCCGAGCGCATCAACCGGCTCTTCGAGGCGATCGAGATCATCCAGAAGCTGTTCACCGGATCGCGGGCCGGACGCGACGTGAAGTACTCGGGGCAGTTCTTCAAGCTCGAATCGTCGCGGCTCTGGACGATGCCCGACGAGGCGCCACCGATCATCGTCGCCACCGCGGGACCCGTCACGGCGAAGCGGGCCGGCAAGCATGTCGACGGCATCATGACCGTCGGAGCCCCGATCGACCGGGTCGCAGCCCTGTTCGCCCGCTTCGACGAGGGGTTGCGCGAAAGCGGACGGCAGAGCTCCGCCACGTCCAAGGTGCTGCAACTGCACCTGTCATGGGCTCCGACCGACGAAGAGGCGCTCGCGAACGCCATGCGCGAGTGGCCGGTCGGCGCGATGCGATTCGGTCGCAGCGACATCCGATCGCCGTTCGAGTTCGAGCAGCTGGCACGCCTGGTGCGCCCCGAGGACTTCGAGGGACGCGTGATCGTCTCGAGCGACCCCGATGTGCACCGGGCCGCCATCCAGCGCTACGCCGACCTCGGTGCCGACCGCATCTACCTGCACAACGCCGGACGCGATCAACGCGCCTTCCTCGACGTGTTCGCCCGGGACGTCCTGCCGAAGGTGAGGAGGTAGACGATGGCCGAACGATTCAGCGTGTGGTCGGTCGCCGGCATCCCCGAGGTCGCGCCTGGCGACGACCTCGTCGCGCTCCTCGGCGACGCCGTCGCCGACGACATCGCGGACGGCGACATCCTCGTGATCAGCAGCAAGATCGTCTCCAAGGCGGAAGGGCGCCTCGTGCCCGCGGCCGACCGGGAGCAGGCCATCACCGATGAGACGGTGCGCGTCGTCGCCACCCGCGCCTACCCGGGTGGGGTCACGCGGATCGTCGAGAACCATCTCGGCATCGTCCAGGCCGCCGCGGGCGTCGACGCCAGCAACGTGCCGGACGGCCAGGTGCTGCTGCTTCCGCTCGACCCCGACGCGTCGGCGCGGGCGATCGCCGAGGGGATCGGCGCCCGGCTCGGCGTCTCGGTCGGCGTCATCGTCTCCGACACCCTCGGTCGCGCGTGGCGGGTCGGCCAGACGGATGCGGCCATCGGCGCCGCCCGAG from Herbiconiux sp. L3-i23 encodes:
- a CDS encoding TIGR03557 family F420-dependent LLM class oxidoreductase, whose product is MTKLSIGYAAMLERFAPREAVELAEHAERSGFVGAMASDHFQPWTPTQGQSSFVWNVLTAIAERTTGDVGTGATAPTFRMHPAVVAQASATLAAMYPGRHWLGLAAGDALNEHVVGQYWPEAPERINRLFEAIEIIQKLFTGSRAGRDVKYSGQFFKLESSRLWTMPDEAPPIIVATAGPVTAKRAGKHVDGIMTVGAPIDRVAALFARFDEGLRESGRQSSATSKVLQLHLSWAPTDEEALANAMREWPVGAMRFGRSDIRSPFEFEQLARLVRPEDFEGRVIVSSDPDVHRAAIQRYADLGADRIYLHNAGRDQRAFLDVFARDVLPKVRR
- a CDS encoding coenzyme F420-0:L-glutamate ligase — its product is MAERFSVWSVAGIPEVAPGDDLVALLGDAVADDIADGDILVISSKIVSKAEGRLVPAADREQAITDETVRVVATRAYPGGVTRIVENHLGIVQAAAGVDASNVPDGQVLLLPLDPDASARAIAEGIGARLGVSVGVIVSDTLGRAWRVGQTDAAIGAARVRVLDDLRGRTDADGRELSVTMPAVADEIAAAADLVKEKAAGRPVAVVRGLGHLVSAPDADDEPGARSLVRVGEQDMFRLGSDEAYDEGYRDGYDAGTAEASADDDDRD